The genomic stretch CTGGTTGTATTCGAAATATAATTTTTGCCCGAAATTTGAATAACACAACCCGGAATAATTTACCAATCCGGTCTTTGCAAAAAAAGCGTTATTTAGAGCCGTAATATCAGAAAAACCACAAATAATTTTTGGATTATTATTTATTAATTCCCAGTCAATATACCGAAACATCTGGTTGCAGTTGAACCCGCCAATTGTTGCCAACACCGCTTTTATATTTTTATCTGCAAACGCTTGATGTAAATCCTCGACTCTCGATTCTACTGGTGAAGATCCAAAATCGTCACATTCGTCAACATGTTTTCCAAAACTTATCTTAAATCCCATTGCCGATAACCTGCTGTTTGCAATTTCCCGAGTTTCTTTCGTTAAGATTGCCATCGACCCCGCCGGGGCAATCACTCTGATTTCATCCCCACGTTTTAGTTTATCCGGAAATATTTTCTTCATATGACATTTTATCACCGCCTGTGATAATCTCTAATCACTATGTCAAACCAAGAAAACAATCTCTGTCCCAAATGTGGTGCCCCGCTTAGTCCGGTTACCGAAACTCCCACCGGTCGTCGTTTACAGCGTTGCTCAACTGGGACTTGGAATCCGCAAACCCATAAAACTGATGGTTGTGATTATGTAAAATGGCTCGAAGTTGAGCCAAAAACCCTGGACGAAGTTTGTCCAAAATGCGGTGCTCCTCTTGTTCTACAGTTGACCAGATTCGGCAAAAAAATGAAAAAATGCTCCAAGGGTGGCTGGGATAAGGAAGCCAAAAAAGCCACCGGCTGCGATTATGTCGAGTGGATTAATGGCACCAGTGAGCCATTAGATGAAATATGCCCAAAATGTGGTGAAAAGTTAGTTCTCTACACCACCGCAAACGGCAAAAAGATGAAAAAATGTTCGACGTCCGGCTGGGATAAGGAAGCCAAAAAAGCCACCGGTTGTGATTATGTTGAATGGTTGAAAGTTACCAAACCTACGTCAGAAGACACCGGCGAAGAATATCTCCCCCCCGAACCGGAAGATATTGCTTTCTAAAAAATAGCTAAATTACTCCGGCTTCTCGTAGTAACGACATAATCTTCCCATTTCGCTCTATTAGC from Candidatus Shapirobacteria bacterium encodes the following:
- a CDS encoding topoisomerase DNA-binding C4 zinc finger domain-containing protein, which encodes MSNQENNLCPKCGAPLSPVTETPTGRRLQRCSTGTWNPQTHKTDGCDYVKWLEVEPKTLDEVCPKCGAPLVLQLTRFGKKMKKCSKGGWDKEAKKATGCDYVEWINGTSEPLDEICPKCGEKLVLYTTANGKKMKKCSTSGWDKEAKKATGCDYVEWLKVTKPTSEDTGEEYLPPEPEDIAF